A region of Gadus morhua chromosome 18, gadMor3.0, whole genome shotgun sequence DNA encodes the following proteins:
- the LOC115530668 gene encoding G-protein coupled receptor 26 produces the protein MDTAEAMLSVLVVLIILVSLLSNVLVLVCFLYNPEIRKQVPGLFTLNLTFCNLLLTVSNMPLTLAGLVNRGAPGGHGMCQAVGFLETFLSTNSMLSMAALSIDRWLAVVFPLRYHSKMRHRDAALVLGYTWVHSMSFSTVAICLSWVGYHRLYASCTLSSARASNRTQFVVFTVFFHAFTFLLSFVVLCVTYLKVLQVARFHCRRIDVITMQTLVLLVDIHPSVRQRCLEEQRRRRQRATRKISTFIGTFMLCFAPYVITRIVELFPAVPINPHWGIASRCLAYSKAACDPFVYSLLRHQYRKTCSDIINRVLKKQSSQNATGPGQRQNQHQGNSIPSAE, from the exons ATGGACACTGCAGAGGCCATGctgagtgtgttggtggtgcTCATCATCCTCGTGTCGCTGCTGTCCAACGTGCTGGTGCTGGTCTGCTTCCTGTACAACCCCGAGATCCGCAAGCAGGTGCCGGGTCTGTTCACGCTCAACCTCACCTTCTGCAACCTGTTGCTGACCGTGTCCAACATGCCGCTCACTCTGGCGGGACTCGTCAACCGAGGCGCGCCGGGCGGGCACGGCATGTGTCAGGCGGTGGGCTTCCTGGAGACCTTCCTGTCCACCAACTCCATGCTGAGCATGGCGGCGCTGAGCATCGACCGCTGGCTCGCGGTGGTGTTCCCCCTGAGGTACCACTCCAAGATGCGCCACCGGGACGCCGCGCTCGTGCTGGGGTACACGTGGGTGCACTCCATGTCCTTCTCCACGGTGGCCATCTGTCTGTCCTGGGTGGGCTACCACCGACTCTACGCGTCGTGCACGCTGTCCAGCGCGAGGGCGAGCAACCGGACGCAGTTCGTGGTGTTCACCGTGTTTTTCCACGCCTTCACGTTTCTACTGTCTTTTGTAGTGCTTTGCGTCACGTACCTCAAAGTGCTTCAGGTGGCCAGGTTCCACTGTCGGAGGATCGACGTCATCACCATGCAAACTTTGGTGTTGCTGGTGGACATCCATCCGAG tgttcgCCAGCGCTGCCTGGAGGAGCAGCGGAGGAGACGCCAGCGCGCCACCAGGAAGATCAGCACCTTCATCGGCACCTTCATGCTCTGCTTCGCCCCCTACGTGATCACAAG gatTGTGGAGCTATTCCCCGCCGTGCCTATCAACCCTCACTGGGGGATCGCGTCCCGTTGTCTGGCGTACAGCAAGGCGGCGTGCGACCCCTTCGTGTACTCCCTGCTCCGCCACCAGTACCGCAAGACCTGCAGTGACATCATCAACCGAGTGCTCAAGAAGCAGAGCTCCCAGAATGCAACGGGGCCCGGCCAGCGCCAGAACCAGCACCAGGGCAACAGCATACCGAGCGCGGAGTGA